The Candidatus Binatia bacterium genome contains the following window.
GTGTTGGCGCGGCCGCCCTTCTTCGGAAGGTGCTGGGTCAGCCCCTTCTCCGGACCCTGCCGCGTGATGTCGTCGAACGAGGCGACCGTGCGGAAGCGCTGGGTCGGCGTGAGCGGTCGGAATTTACGGAGCGCCATGGCTTATACCTGCTCGAAGAGATCGATCGACTCGCCCTTCTTCAGCGTGACGACGGCCTTCTTCCAATCGGGTCGATGTCCCGCGTACCGGCCCAGCCGCTTCGGCTTGCCGTGCACGCGAAGGGTGCGGACCGTTTCCACCTTCACGTTGAAGATGGCCTCGATCGCCTGCTTCACCTGGATCTTGTTCGCGTCGCGCGCCACCTCGAACAGGAACCCGTTGTGCCCCTCGCGGAGGCGGGTCCCCTTCTCGGTCACCAGGGCGCGGCGCACGATGCTGCGCGGCTCGCGGATCATCGCGGCTCCTTCGCCTTCGCGC
Protein-coding sequences here:
- a CDS encoding 50S ribosomal protein L23, whose translation is MIREPRSIVRRALVTEKGTRLREGHNGFLFEVARDANKIQVKQAIEAIFNVKVETVRTLRVHGKPKRLGRYAGHRPDWKKAVVTLKKGESIDLFEQV